A stretch of the Orcinus orca chromosome 1, mOrcOrc1.1, whole genome shotgun sequence genome encodes the following:
- the TMEM63A gene encoding CSC1-like protein 1 isoform X6, with amino-acid sequence MTDSPFLELWQSRAVAIRQRLGIGDQPNDSYCYNSAKNSTVLQGVTFGGIPTVLFIDVSCFLFLVLVFSIIRRNFWDYGRIALVSEANSESRFQRLSSSSSGQQDFESELGCCPWLTAVFRLQDDQILEWCGEDAIHYLSFQRHIIFLLVVISFLSLCVILPVNLSGSLLDKDPYSFGRTTIANLQTDNDLLWLHTIFAILYLILTVGFMRHHTRSIKYKEENLVRRTLFITGLSRDAKKETVESHFRDAYPTCEVVEVQLCYNVAKLIYLCRERKKTEKSLTYYTNLQMKTGQQTLINPKPCGQFCCCEVKGCEWEDAIAYYTRMKDRLTERITEEECRVQDQPLGMAFVTFQEKSMATYILKDFNACKCQGLQCKSDPQPSSHSRELCISKWTVSFAAYPEDICWKNLSIQGLRWWFQWLGINFTLFLGLFFLTTPSIILSTMDKFNVTKPIHALNDPIISQFFPTLLLWSFSALLPTVVYYSTVLESHWTKSGENRIMMTKVYIFLIFMVLILPSLGLTSLDFFFRWLFDKTSSEASVRLECVFLPDQGAFFVNYVIASAFIGNGMELLRLPGLILYTFRMVMAKTAADRRNIKQNQAFEYEFGAMYAWMLCVFTVIMAYSITCPIIVPFGLSLLWPLLLRSTGSGRAGSAAMAHGPSRSAACGILPDRGTNPRPLPSAGGLSTTAPPGKPSYYF; translated from the exons ATGACTGACTCCCCATTCCTGGAGCTGTGGCAATCCAGGGCGGTGGCCATCCGCCAGCGGCTGGGCATCGGGGACCAGCCCAACGACTCCTACTGCTACAACTCGGCCAAAAACAGCACCGTGCTCCAGGGGGTCACCTTCGGTGGCATCCCCACTGTCCTGTTCATAGACGTCAGCTGCTTCCTG tttttagtaTTGGTATTTTCCATCATAAGAAGAAACTTCTGGGATTATGGCCGCATTGCCCTGGTGTCAGAAGCAAACAG TGAGTCCAGATTCCAGAGACTGTCATCTTCCTCCTCAGGGCAGCAGGACTTTGAAAGCGAGCTG GGATGCTGCCCCTGGCTGACTGCGGTCTTCCGCCTGCA AGATGACCAGATCCTGGAGTGGTGTGGGGAGGACGCCATCCACTACCTGTCGTTCCAGAGACACATCATCTTCCTGCTGGTGGTGATCAGCTTCTTGTCTCTGTGTGTCATCCTGCCCGTCAACCTCTCGGGGAGCTTGCTGG ACAAAGACCCTTACAGCTTTGGGAGGACGACCATCGCAAACCTGCAGACTGA cAACGACCTCCTTTGGCTGCACACCATCTTCGCTATCCTTTACCTCATCCTCACTGTGGGCTTCATGCGGCACCATACCCGGTCCATCAAGTACAAAGAGGAGAACCTG GTAAGACGGACCCTGTTCATCACAGGACTCTCCAGAGACGCGAAGAAGGAGACTGTGGAGAGCCACTTCCG GGACGCGTATCCCACGTGTGAAGTGGTGGAGGTCCAGCTGTGCTACAACGTGGCCAAGCTGATTTACCTGTGCAGGGAGAG aaaaaagacagagaagagcCTGACCTATTACACAAACCTGCAGATGAAGACAGGCCAGCAGACCCTCATCAACCCCAAGCCCTGCGGCCAGTTCTGCTGCTGTGAAGTGAAGGGGTGTGAGTGG GAGGACGCCATCGCCTACTACACGCGCATGAAGGACAGGCTGACGGAGAGGATCACAGAAGAGGAATGCAGGGTCCAGGACCAGCCCCTGGGAATGGCCTTCGTCACCTTCCAGGAAAAGTCCATGGCCACCTA CATCCTGAAGGACTTCAACGCCTGCAAGTGTCAGGGCCTTCAGTGCAAAAGTGACCCGCAGCCATCCTCCCACAGCAGAGAGCTCTGCATCTCCAAGTGGACGGTCAGCTTCGCCGCTTACCCCGAAGACATCTGCTG GAAGAACCTCTCTATCCAGGGCCTCCGCTGGTGGTTCCAATGGCTGGGCATCAACTTCACTCTCTTCTTGGGGCTGTTTTTCCTGACCACGCCCTCCATCATCCTGTCCACCATGGACAAGTTCAACGTCACCAAACCCATCCATGCGCTAAAT GACCCCATCATCAGCCAGTTCTTCCCAACCCTCCTCCTGTGGTCCTTCTCAGCCCTGCTGCCCACCGTCGTTTACTACTCTACGGTGCTGGAGTCTCACTGGACCAA GTCAGGGGAAAACCGAATCATGATGACCAAGGTCTACATATTCTTGATCTTCATGGTGCTGATTctgccctccctgggcctcaccaG tttggaTTTTTTCTTCCGGTGGCTCTTTGATAAAACTTCCTCGGAGGCCTCTGTCAGGTTGGA GTGCGTCTTCCTGCCCGACCAGGGCGCCTTCTTTGTGAACTATGTCATCGCCTCGGCCTTCATTGGCAACGGCATGGAGCTGCTGCGGCTGCCCGGCCTCATCCTCTACACCTTCCGCATGGTCATGGCCAAGACTGCAGCCGACCGCAGAAACATCAAGCAG AACCAGGCCTTCGAGTACGAGTTTGGAGCCATGTACGCGTGGATGCTCTGCGTCTTCACCGTCATCATGGCCTACAGCATCACCTGCCCCATCATCGTGCCGTTCG gcctctcactgttgtggcctctcctgttgcggagcacaggctccggacgcgcaggctcagcggccatggctcacgggcccagccgctccgcagcatgtgggatcctcccggaccggggcacgaacccgcgtcccctgccatcggcaggcggactctcaaccactgcgccaccagggaagccctcgtacTATTTTTAA
- the TMEM63A gene encoding CSC1-like protein 1 isoform X4, producing the protein MTDSPFLELWQSRAVAIRQRLGIGDQPNDSYCYNSAKNSTVLQGVTFGGIPTVLFIDVSCFLFLVLVFSIIRRNFWDYGRIALVSEANSESRFQRLSSSSSGQQDFESELGCCPWLTAVFRLQDDQILEWCGEDAIHYLSFQRHIIFLLVVISFLSLCVILPVNLSGSLLDKDPYSFGRTTIANLQTDNDLLWLHTIFAILYLILTVGFMRHHTRSIKYKEENLVRRTLFITGLSRDAKKETVESHFRDAYPTCEVVEVQLCYNVAKLIYLCRERKKTEKSLTYYTNLQMKTGQQTLINPKPCGQFCCCEVKGCEWEDAIAYYTRMKDRLTERITEEECRVQDQPLGMAFVTFQEKSMATYILKDFNACKCQGLQCKSDPQPSSHSRELCISKWTVSFAAYPEDICWKNLSIQGLRWWFQWLGINFTLFLGLFFLTTPSIILSTMDKFNVTKPIHALNDPIISQFFPTLLLWSFSALLPTVVYYSTVLESHWTKSGENRIMMTKVYIFLIFMVLILPSLGLTSLDFFFRWLFDKTSSEASVRLECVFLPDQGAFFVNYVIASAFIGNGMELLRLPGLILYTFRMVMAKTAADRRNIKQNQAFEYEFGAMYAWMLCVFTVIMAYSITCPIIVPFGLIYILLKHMVDRHNLYFAYLPAKLEKRIHFAAVNQALAAPILCLFWLYFFSFLRLGLKAPLTVFTFLVLLLTILVCLAYTCFGCFKHLSPLNYKRVLVQEDRFCLSSQVFAVVCRRKNRQVTKEVRQGPTCHHRSRPMCPGF; encoded by the exons ATGACTGACTCCCCATTCCTGGAGCTGTGGCAATCCAGGGCGGTGGCCATCCGCCAGCGGCTGGGCATCGGGGACCAGCCCAACGACTCCTACTGCTACAACTCGGCCAAAAACAGCACCGTGCTCCAGGGGGTCACCTTCGGTGGCATCCCCACTGTCCTGTTCATAGACGTCAGCTGCTTCCTG tttttagtaTTGGTATTTTCCATCATAAGAAGAAACTTCTGGGATTATGGCCGCATTGCCCTGGTGTCAGAAGCAAACAG TGAGTCCAGATTCCAGAGACTGTCATCTTCCTCCTCAGGGCAGCAGGACTTTGAAAGCGAGCTG GGATGCTGCCCCTGGCTGACTGCGGTCTTCCGCCTGCA AGATGACCAGATCCTGGAGTGGTGTGGGGAGGACGCCATCCACTACCTGTCGTTCCAGAGACACATCATCTTCCTGCTGGTGGTGATCAGCTTCTTGTCTCTGTGTGTCATCCTGCCCGTCAACCTCTCGGGGAGCTTGCTGG ACAAAGACCCTTACAGCTTTGGGAGGACGACCATCGCAAACCTGCAGACTGA cAACGACCTCCTTTGGCTGCACACCATCTTCGCTATCCTTTACCTCATCCTCACTGTGGGCTTCATGCGGCACCATACCCGGTCCATCAAGTACAAAGAGGAGAACCTG GTAAGACGGACCCTGTTCATCACAGGACTCTCCAGAGACGCGAAGAAGGAGACTGTGGAGAGCCACTTCCG GGACGCGTATCCCACGTGTGAAGTGGTGGAGGTCCAGCTGTGCTACAACGTGGCCAAGCTGATTTACCTGTGCAGGGAGAG aaaaaagacagagaagagcCTGACCTATTACACAAACCTGCAGATGAAGACAGGCCAGCAGACCCTCATCAACCCCAAGCCCTGCGGCCAGTTCTGCTGCTGTGAAGTGAAGGGGTGTGAGTGG GAGGACGCCATCGCCTACTACACGCGCATGAAGGACAGGCTGACGGAGAGGATCACAGAAGAGGAATGCAGGGTCCAGGACCAGCCCCTGGGAATGGCCTTCGTCACCTTCCAGGAAAAGTCCATGGCCACCTA CATCCTGAAGGACTTCAACGCCTGCAAGTGTCAGGGCCTTCAGTGCAAAAGTGACCCGCAGCCATCCTCCCACAGCAGAGAGCTCTGCATCTCCAAGTGGACGGTCAGCTTCGCCGCTTACCCCGAAGACATCTGCTG GAAGAACCTCTCTATCCAGGGCCTCCGCTGGTGGTTCCAATGGCTGGGCATCAACTTCACTCTCTTCTTGGGGCTGTTTTTCCTGACCACGCCCTCCATCATCCTGTCCACCATGGACAAGTTCAACGTCACCAAACCCATCCATGCGCTAAAT GACCCCATCATCAGCCAGTTCTTCCCAACCCTCCTCCTGTGGTCCTTCTCAGCCCTGCTGCCCACCGTCGTTTACTACTCTACGGTGCTGGAGTCTCACTGGACCAA GTCAGGGGAAAACCGAATCATGATGACCAAGGTCTACATATTCTTGATCTTCATGGTGCTGATTctgccctccctgggcctcaccaG tttggaTTTTTTCTTCCGGTGGCTCTTTGATAAAACTTCCTCGGAGGCCTCTGTCAGGTTGGA GTGCGTCTTCCTGCCCGACCAGGGCGCCTTCTTTGTGAACTATGTCATCGCCTCGGCCTTCATTGGCAACGGCATGGAGCTGCTGCGGCTGCCCGGCCTCATCCTCTACACCTTCCGCATGGTCATGGCCAAGACTGCAGCCGACCGCAGAAACATCAAGCAG AACCAGGCCTTCGAGTACGAGTTTGGAGCCATGTACGCGTGGATGCTCTGCGTCTTCACCGTCATCATGGCCTACAGCATCACCTGCCCCATCATCGTGCCGTTCG GCCTCATCTACATCCTGCTCAAGCACATGGTCGACCGGCACAACCTCTACTTCGCCTACCTCCCGGCAAAGCTGGAGAAGAGAATCCACTTCGCAGCCGTGAACCAGGCCTTGGCCGCCCCCATCCTGTGCCTCTTCTGGCtctacttcttttccttcctgcgCCTGG gtctgaaggcTCCCCTCACCGTGTTCACCTTCCTGGTGCTTCTGCTTACCATCCTGGTCTGCCTGGCCTACACCTGCTTTGGATGCTTCAAGCACCTCAGCCCTCTGAACTACAAG AGGGTGTTAGTTCAGGAAGATCGGTTTTGTTTATCATCGCAAGTTTTTGCTGTTGTCTGCAGACGGAAGAATCGGCAAGTGACAAAGGAAGTGAGGCAGGGGCCCACGTGCCATCACCGTTCACG TCCTATGTGCCCCGGATTCTGA
- the TMEM63A gene encoding CSC1-like protein 1 isoform X1: MTDSPFLELWQSRAVAIRQRLGIGDQPNDSYCYNSAKNSTVLQGVTFGGIPTVLFIDVSCFLFLVLVFSIIRRNFWDYGRIALVSEANSESRFQRLSSSSSGQQDFESELGCCPWLTAVFRLQDDQILEWCGEDAIHYLSFQRHIIFLLVVISFLSLCVILPVNLSGSLLDKDPYSFGRTTIANLQTDNDLLWLHTIFAILYLILTVGFMRHHTRSIKYKEENLVRRTLFITGLSRDAKKETVESHFRDAYPTCEVVEVQLCYNVAKLIYLCRERKKTEKSLTYYTNLQMKTGQQTLINPKPCGQFCCCEVKGCEWEDAIAYYTRMKDRLTERITEEECRVQDQPLGMAFVTFQEKSMATYILKDFNACKCQGLQCKSDPQPSSHSRELCISKWTVSFAAYPEDICWKNLSIQGLRWWFQWLGINFTLFLGLFFLTTPSIILSTMDKFNVTKPIHALNDPIISQFFPTLLLWSFSALLPTVVYYSTVLESHWTKSGENRIMMTKVYIFLIFMVLILPSLGLTSLDFFFRWLFDKTSSEASVRLECVFLPDQGAFFVNYVIASAFIGNGMELLRLPGLILYTFRMVMAKTAADRRNIKQNQAFEYEFGAMYAWMLCVFTVIMAYSITCPIIVPFGLIYILLKHMVDRHNLYFAYLPAKLEKRIHFAAVNQALAAPILCLFWLYFFSFLRLGLKAPLTVFTFLVLLLTILVCLAYTCFGCFKHLSPLNYKTEESASDKGSEAGAHVPSPFTSYVPRILNSLSSEKTALSPQQQQTYGAIAIHNISGTVPRQCLDQSPADSLVAARQEA; the protein is encoded by the exons ATGACTGACTCCCCATTCCTGGAGCTGTGGCAATCCAGGGCGGTGGCCATCCGCCAGCGGCTGGGCATCGGGGACCAGCCCAACGACTCCTACTGCTACAACTCGGCCAAAAACAGCACCGTGCTCCAGGGGGTCACCTTCGGTGGCATCCCCACTGTCCTGTTCATAGACGTCAGCTGCTTCCTG tttttagtaTTGGTATTTTCCATCATAAGAAGAAACTTCTGGGATTATGGCCGCATTGCCCTGGTGTCAGAAGCAAACAG TGAGTCCAGATTCCAGAGACTGTCATCTTCCTCCTCAGGGCAGCAGGACTTTGAAAGCGAGCTG GGATGCTGCCCCTGGCTGACTGCGGTCTTCCGCCTGCA AGATGACCAGATCCTGGAGTGGTGTGGGGAGGACGCCATCCACTACCTGTCGTTCCAGAGACACATCATCTTCCTGCTGGTGGTGATCAGCTTCTTGTCTCTGTGTGTCATCCTGCCCGTCAACCTCTCGGGGAGCTTGCTGG ACAAAGACCCTTACAGCTTTGGGAGGACGACCATCGCAAACCTGCAGACTGA cAACGACCTCCTTTGGCTGCACACCATCTTCGCTATCCTTTACCTCATCCTCACTGTGGGCTTCATGCGGCACCATACCCGGTCCATCAAGTACAAAGAGGAGAACCTG GTAAGACGGACCCTGTTCATCACAGGACTCTCCAGAGACGCGAAGAAGGAGACTGTGGAGAGCCACTTCCG GGACGCGTATCCCACGTGTGAAGTGGTGGAGGTCCAGCTGTGCTACAACGTGGCCAAGCTGATTTACCTGTGCAGGGAGAG aaaaaagacagagaagagcCTGACCTATTACACAAACCTGCAGATGAAGACAGGCCAGCAGACCCTCATCAACCCCAAGCCCTGCGGCCAGTTCTGCTGCTGTGAAGTGAAGGGGTGTGAGTGG GAGGACGCCATCGCCTACTACACGCGCATGAAGGACAGGCTGACGGAGAGGATCACAGAAGAGGAATGCAGGGTCCAGGACCAGCCCCTGGGAATGGCCTTCGTCACCTTCCAGGAAAAGTCCATGGCCACCTA CATCCTGAAGGACTTCAACGCCTGCAAGTGTCAGGGCCTTCAGTGCAAAAGTGACCCGCAGCCATCCTCCCACAGCAGAGAGCTCTGCATCTCCAAGTGGACGGTCAGCTTCGCCGCTTACCCCGAAGACATCTGCTG GAAGAACCTCTCTATCCAGGGCCTCCGCTGGTGGTTCCAATGGCTGGGCATCAACTTCACTCTCTTCTTGGGGCTGTTTTTCCTGACCACGCCCTCCATCATCCTGTCCACCATGGACAAGTTCAACGTCACCAAACCCATCCATGCGCTAAAT GACCCCATCATCAGCCAGTTCTTCCCAACCCTCCTCCTGTGGTCCTTCTCAGCCCTGCTGCCCACCGTCGTTTACTACTCTACGGTGCTGGAGTCTCACTGGACCAA GTCAGGGGAAAACCGAATCATGATGACCAAGGTCTACATATTCTTGATCTTCATGGTGCTGATTctgccctccctgggcctcaccaG tttggaTTTTTTCTTCCGGTGGCTCTTTGATAAAACTTCCTCGGAGGCCTCTGTCAGGTTGGA GTGCGTCTTCCTGCCCGACCAGGGCGCCTTCTTTGTGAACTATGTCATCGCCTCGGCCTTCATTGGCAACGGCATGGAGCTGCTGCGGCTGCCCGGCCTCATCCTCTACACCTTCCGCATGGTCATGGCCAAGACTGCAGCCGACCGCAGAAACATCAAGCAG AACCAGGCCTTCGAGTACGAGTTTGGAGCCATGTACGCGTGGATGCTCTGCGTCTTCACCGTCATCATGGCCTACAGCATCACCTGCCCCATCATCGTGCCGTTCG GCCTCATCTACATCCTGCTCAAGCACATGGTCGACCGGCACAACCTCTACTTCGCCTACCTCCCGGCAAAGCTGGAGAAGAGAATCCACTTCGCAGCCGTGAACCAGGCCTTGGCCGCCCCCATCCTGTGCCTCTTCTGGCtctacttcttttccttcctgcgCCTGG gtctgaaggcTCCCCTCACCGTGTTCACCTTCCTGGTGCTTCTGCTTACCATCCTGGTCTGCCTGGCCTACACCTGCTTTGGATGCTTCAAGCACCTCAGCCCTCTGAACTACAAG ACGGAAGAATCGGCAAGTGACAAAGGAAGTGAGGCAGGGGCCCACGTGCCATCACCGTTCACG TCCTATGTGCCCCGGATTCTGAACAGCTTGTCCTCGGAGAAAACAGCCCTGTCCCCGCAGCAGCAGCAGACCTACGGTGCCATCGCCATCCACAACATCAGTGGGACCGTCCCACGGCAGTGCCTGGATCAGAGCCCTGCGGACAGCCTGGTGGCCGCCCGCCAGGAGGCCTGA
- the TMEM63A gene encoding CSC1-like protein 1 isoform X3 has protein sequence MTDSPFLELWQSRAVAIRQRLGIGDQPNDSYCYNSAKNSTVLQGVTFGGIPTVLFIDVSCFLFLVLVFSIIRRNFWDYGRIALVSEANSESRFQRLSSSSSGQQDFESELGCCPWLTAVFRLQDDQILEWCGEDAIHYLSFQRHIIFLLVVISFLSLCVILPVNLSGSLLDKDPYSFGRTTIANLQTDNDLLWLHTIFAILYLILTVGFMRHHTRSIKYKEENLVRRTLFITGLSRDAKKETVESHFRKKTEKSLTYYTNLQMKTGQQTLINPKPCGQFCCCEVKGCEWEDAIAYYTRMKDRLTERITEEECRVQDQPLGMAFVTFQEKSMATYILKDFNACKCQGLQCKSDPQPSSHSRELCISKWTVSFAAYPEDICWKNLSIQGLRWWFQWLGINFTLFLGLFFLTTPSIILSTMDKFNVTKPIHALNDPIISQFFPTLLLWSFSALLPTVVYYSTVLESHWTKSGENRIMMTKVYIFLIFMVLILPSLGLTSLDFFFRWLFDKTSSEASVRLECVFLPDQGAFFVNYVIASAFIGNGMELLRLPGLILYTFRMVMAKTAADRRNIKQNQAFEYEFGAMYAWMLCVFTVIMAYSITCPIIVPFGLIYILLKHMVDRHNLYFAYLPAKLEKRIHFAAVNQALAAPILCLFWLYFFSFLRLGLKAPLTVFTFLVLLLTILVCLAYTCFGCFKHLSPLNYKTEESASDKGSEAGAHVPSPFTSYVPRILNSLSSEKTALSPQQQQTYGAIAIHNISGTVPRQCLDQSPADSLVAARQEA, from the exons ATGACTGACTCCCCATTCCTGGAGCTGTGGCAATCCAGGGCGGTGGCCATCCGCCAGCGGCTGGGCATCGGGGACCAGCCCAACGACTCCTACTGCTACAACTCGGCCAAAAACAGCACCGTGCTCCAGGGGGTCACCTTCGGTGGCATCCCCACTGTCCTGTTCATAGACGTCAGCTGCTTCCTG tttttagtaTTGGTATTTTCCATCATAAGAAGAAACTTCTGGGATTATGGCCGCATTGCCCTGGTGTCAGAAGCAAACAG TGAGTCCAGATTCCAGAGACTGTCATCTTCCTCCTCAGGGCAGCAGGACTTTGAAAGCGAGCTG GGATGCTGCCCCTGGCTGACTGCGGTCTTCCGCCTGCA AGATGACCAGATCCTGGAGTGGTGTGGGGAGGACGCCATCCACTACCTGTCGTTCCAGAGACACATCATCTTCCTGCTGGTGGTGATCAGCTTCTTGTCTCTGTGTGTCATCCTGCCCGTCAACCTCTCGGGGAGCTTGCTGG ACAAAGACCCTTACAGCTTTGGGAGGACGACCATCGCAAACCTGCAGACTGA cAACGACCTCCTTTGGCTGCACACCATCTTCGCTATCCTTTACCTCATCCTCACTGTGGGCTTCATGCGGCACCATACCCGGTCCATCAAGTACAAAGAGGAGAACCTG GTAAGACGGACCCTGTTCATCACAGGACTCTCCAGAGACGCGAAGAAGGAGACTGTGGAGAGCCACTTCCG aaaaaagacagagaagagcCTGACCTATTACACAAACCTGCAGATGAAGACAGGCCAGCAGACCCTCATCAACCCCAAGCCCTGCGGCCAGTTCTGCTGCTGTGAAGTGAAGGGGTGTGAGTGG GAGGACGCCATCGCCTACTACACGCGCATGAAGGACAGGCTGACGGAGAGGATCACAGAAGAGGAATGCAGGGTCCAGGACCAGCCCCTGGGAATGGCCTTCGTCACCTTCCAGGAAAAGTCCATGGCCACCTA CATCCTGAAGGACTTCAACGCCTGCAAGTGTCAGGGCCTTCAGTGCAAAAGTGACCCGCAGCCATCCTCCCACAGCAGAGAGCTCTGCATCTCCAAGTGGACGGTCAGCTTCGCCGCTTACCCCGAAGACATCTGCTG GAAGAACCTCTCTATCCAGGGCCTCCGCTGGTGGTTCCAATGGCTGGGCATCAACTTCACTCTCTTCTTGGGGCTGTTTTTCCTGACCACGCCCTCCATCATCCTGTCCACCATGGACAAGTTCAACGTCACCAAACCCATCCATGCGCTAAAT GACCCCATCATCAGCCAGTTCTTCCCAACCCTCCTCCTGTGGTCCTTCTCAGCCCTGCTGCCCACCGTCGTTTACTACTCTACGGTGCTGGAGTCTCACTGGACCAA GTCAGGGGAAAACCGAATCATGATGACCAAGGTCTACATATTCTTGATCTTCATGGTGCTGATTctgccctccctgggcctcaccaG tttggaTTTTTTCTTCCGGTGGCTCTTTGATAAAACTTCCTCGGAGGCCTCTGTCAGGTTGGA GTGCGTCTTCCTGCCCGACCAGGGCGCCTTCTTTGTGAACTATGTCATCGCCTCGGCCTTCATTGGCAACGGCATGGAGCTGCTGCGGCTGCCCGGCCTCATCCTCTACACCTTCCGCATGGTCATGGCCAAGACTGCAGCCGACCGCAGAAACATCAAGCAG AACCAGGCCTTCGAGTACGAGTTTGGAGCCATGTACGCGTGGATGCTCTGCGTCTTCACCGTCATCATGGCCTACAGCATCACCTGCCCCATCATCGTGCCGTTCG GCCTCATCTACATCCTGCTCAAGCACATGGTCGACCGGCACAACCTCTACTTCGCCTACCTCCCGGCAAAGCTGGAGAAGAGAATCCACTTCGCAGCCGTGAACCAGGCCTTGGCCGCCCCCATCCTGTGCCTCTTCTGGCtctacttcttttccttcctgcgCCTGG gtctgaaggcTCCCCTCACCGTGTTCACCTTCCTGGTGCTTCTGCTTACCATCCTGGTCTGCCTGGCCTACACCTGCTTTGGATGCTTCAAGCACCTCAGCCCTCTGAACTACAAG ACGGAAGAATCGGCAAGTGACAAAGGAAGTGAGGCAGGGGCCCACGTGCCATCACCGTTCACG TCCTATGTGCCCCGGATTCTGAACAGCTTGTCCTCGGAGAAAACAGCCCTGTCCCCGCAGCAGCAGCAGACCTACGGTGCCATCGCCATCCACAACATCAGTGGGACCGTCCCACGGCAGTGCCTGGATCAGAGCCCTGCGGACAGCCTGGTGGCCGCCCGCCAGGAGGCCTGA